From Chryseobacterium salivictor, a single genomic window includes:
- a CDS encoding acyl-CoA dehydrogenase family protein — protein MSYYPLNSIPDYYGIDSLLTEEHLLIRQSVRDWVESFVMPKIDEAAQNHTDIPNLMKELGKIGALGPYIPEEYGGSGLDQISYGIIMQELERGDSAVRSAASVQSSLVMFPINEYGSEEQKKKFLPQLANGEMIGAFGLTEPNHGSDPSSMETYFVDKGDHYLLNGAKMWITNAPLCDIAVVWAKNEEGKVQGLIVERGFEGFTTPETHNKWSLRASKTGELVFDNVKVPKENIFPKVTGLKGPLSCLNSARYGISWGVIGAAIDCYCTAVQYSKERTQFGKPIAGFQLQQKKLAEFLTEITKAQLLCLQLGNLKNAHKATPAQISMAKRNNVKMAIDIARESRQILGGMGIMGEFPMMRHAANLESVITYEGTHDIHLLITGMDITGINAFG, from the coding sequence ATGTCATACTATCCACTGAATTCCATTCCAGATTATTACGGAATTGACAGTTTACTTACTGAGGAACACTTACTTATCCGCCAATCTGTTCGCGATTGGGTGGAGAGTTTTGTAATGCCCAAAATTGATGAGGCAGCACAAAATCATACCGATATTCCAAACCTTATGAAAGAATTAGGGAAAATCGGAGCACTCGGTCCTTATATTCCGGAAGAATATGGCGGTTCCGGTTTAGATCAAATTTCCTACGGAATCATAATGCAGGAGCTTGAAAGAGGAGATTCTGCGGTTCGTTCAGCCGCTTCTGTTCAAAGTTCTTTGGTCATGTTTCCAATTAATGAATATGGTTCTGAGGAACAAAAAAAGAAATTTCTTCCGCAATTGGCCAATGGGGAAATGATTGGCGCTTTCGGGCTAACAGAACCCAATCACGGTTCCGATCCCAGTTCAATGGAAACTTATTTCGTAGACAAAGGTGATCATTATTTATTAAACGGCGCAAAAATGTGGATTACCAACGCGCCACTCTGTGATATCGCTGTAGTATGGGCAAAAAATGAAGAAGGAAAAGTTCAGGGTTTAATTGTAGAAAGAGGTTTTGAAGGATTTACCACTCCGGAAACCCATAATAAATGGTCGCTCCGGGCATCGAAAACCGGAGAACTGGTTTTTGATAATGTGAAGGTTCCTAAAGAAAATATATTTCCGAAAGTCACTGGTTTGAAAGGACCTTTATCCTGTTTAAATTCTGCACGGTACGGAATTTCCTGGGGGGTAATCGGCGCAGCCATCGACTGTTACTGCACGGCAGTTCAGTATTCAAAAGAAAGAACACAATTTGGAAAACCAATTGCAGGATTTCAATTACAACAGAAAAAGTTAGCCGAATTCTTAACCGAAATTACCAAAGCACAATTGCTTTGTCTTCAGTTAGGAAATTTAAAAAATGCTCATAAAGCAACGCCGGCACAGATTTCAATGGCGAAAAGAAACAACGTGAAAATGGCAATCGACATTGCCAGAGAATCCCGACAGATTCTTGGCGGAATGGGAATTATGGGAGAATTCCCGATGATGCGTCATGCAGCGAATTTAGAATCCGTCATCACTTACGAAGGAACCCACGATATTCATTTGCTGATCACCGGCATGGATATTACCGGAATTAACGCTTTCGGATAA
- a CDS encoding alpha/beta hydrolase family protein — protein sequence MKKRLTAIALLFVVFASAQENITYQKPSPEIMQLADFERAPSVFMDSKREQMIFSYRDTYKSLDDLSQDEMKLAGLRVNPITNISSTMTYVNNLKTRKLKDKTEAQVKGLPANARIAYLSFSPDEKKLAFTNTTKNAVELWILDLATNTAKKISNQPLNANLGNPYVWMSDSQNLLVKQIPSNRNALIDEKQNLPTGPTVSNSDGKVSQNRTYQDLLKNPQDEANFETLAKSDLVKISVNGDQQKFKDADIYTSVNFSPDGNYLMLTTIQKPYSYIVPLSRFPMTSTVYDKNGNLVKVVNETPLNEIMPKGFSSVRTGKRNISWRADQPSTLVFAEALDGGDQAKKVDYRDELFVWEAPFNTTPKSFFKTQQRFSGIDWSNGNIAVVSDSWYDTRNSKTYLINLKDNSSKIIDDRNYQDVYSDPGSFAETKNQFGRNVIDVKNNKANLIGSGFTKAGQFPFIDELDLGKMSKKRVYTSKLTKSKESIVDILDAKNGQVLVVEQSPSQYPNYFVRNIKNGKATAVTHFANPFESIKNVYKEVITYKRNDGVELTGTLYLPANYDRKNHTEKLPLLIWAYPREYVSKDTAGQNTQNPNDFTFPSYGSFIYWVTKGYAVLDDASFPIIGEGKAEPNDTFITQLVADGRAAIDAVDKLGYIDRTKVAVGGHSYGAFMTANLLTHSKDYACGIARSGAYNRTLTPFGFQSEQRNYWDVPEIYNTMSPFMQADKMKTPLLLIHGEADNNPGTFTLQTERYFQALKNLGAPVRMVLLPKESHGYAAKENVLHTLWEQDQFLEKCLKNK from the coding sequence ATGAAAAAACGACTTACGGCAATTGCTTTACTTTTTGTAGTTTTTGCGAGTGCCCAGGAAAACATTACGTATCAAAAACCTTCTCCGGAAATTATGCAGTTAGCAGATTTCGAGCGTGCACCTTCTGTTTTTATGGACAGTAAAAGAGAACAGATGATTTTCTCTTATCGGGACACTTACAAATCCCTGGACGATTTGAGTCAGGATGAAATGAAACTGGCAGGATTAAGAGTGAATCCCATCACCAACATTTCGAGTACGATGACTTATGTGAACAATCTGAAAACACGTAAGCTAAAAGATAAAACGGAAGCACAGGTAAAAGGTTTGCCAGCGAACGCAAGAATCGCATATCTTTCTTTTTCACCAGACGAGAAGAAACTGGCTTTTACCAATACCACAAAAAATGCGGTTGAATTGTGGATTTTAGATCTTGCGACAAATACCGCAAAAAAGATTTCAAACCAACCCCTCAATGCAAACTTAGGAAATCCTTATGTATGGATGTCGGATTCACAAAACCTTTTGGTTAAACAAATTCCAAGCAATAGAAATGCATTAATCGATGAGAAACAGAATCTGCCAACCGGGCCTACGGTTTCTAATTCAGACGGGAAAGTTTCGCAAAACAGAACCTACCAGGATTTATTAAAAAATCCACAGGATGAAGCCAACTTCGAAACGCTGGCCAAATCTGATTTGGTAAAGATTTCTGTTAATGGAGATCAGCAGAAATTTAAAGATGCAGATATTTACACCTCTGTTAATTTCTCACCGGATGGGAACTATTTAATGCTGACAACGATTCAAAAACCGTATTCCTATATTGTTCCATTGAGCCGATTCCCAATGACTTCTACCGTTTATGACAAAAACGGAAATTTAGTAAAAGTAGTCAATGAAACTCCTTTGAATGAAATTATGCCGAAAGGTTTTTCATCGGTAAGAACTGGTAAAAGAAATATCAGCTGGAGAGCTGACCAACCATCAACATTGGTTTTTGCAGAAGCTTTAGACGGCGGTGATCAGGCAAAAAAAGTGGATTACCGGGATGAGCTTTTTGTTTGGGAAGCGCCATTTAACACCACCCCAAAATCGTTCTTCAAAACCCAGCAGAGATTCAGTGGTATCGATTGGTCAAATGGTAATATCGCTGTGGTTTCTGACAGCTGGTATGATACCCGAAACTCTAAAACTTATCTTATTAATCTAAAAGATAATTCATCTAAAATAATTGATGACAGAAATTATCAGGATGTTTACAGTGATCCCGGAAGTTTCGCTGAAACCAAAAATCAATTCGGCAGAAATGTAATTGATGTAAAAAATAATAAGGCCAATCTTATCGGATCAGGTTTTACCAAAGCTGGTCAGTTTCCTTTCATTGATGAACTGGATCTGGGAAAGATGTCTAAAAAGAGGGTTTATACTTCAAAATTAACCAAGTCGAAAGAAAGCATCGTTGATATTTTAGATGCCAAAAACGGTCAGGTATTAGTGGTAGAACAGTCGCCAAGTCAATATCCAAACTATTTTGTAAGAAACATTAAAAACGGTAAAGCAACTGCCGTTACTCATTTTGCCAATCCTTTTGAAAGCATTAAAAATGTATATAAAGAGGTAATTACCTACAAAAGAAATGATGGAGTAGAGTTGACCGGGACGCTTTATTTACCGGCAAACTATGACCGGAAAAACCATACGGAAAAATTGCCGCTTTTAATCTGGGCTTATCCCAGAGAATATGTGAGCAAAGATACTGCGGGACAAAATACCCAGAATCCAAATGATTTTACATTCCCAAGTTATGGCTCATTTATTTATTGGGTGACCAAAGGTTATGCGGTTTTAGATGACGCTTCTTTCCCGATTATTGGTGAAGGAAAAGCGGAACCTAACGATACATTTATTACGCAACTGGTTGCAGATGGTAGAGCAGCGATTGATGCCGTTGACAAATTAGGATATATCGACAGAACGAAAGTTGCTGTTGGCGGGCATTCTTACGGAGCGTTTATGACGGCCAATCTTTTGACCCATTCCAAAGATTATGCTTGTGGAATTGCAAGAAGTGGCGCTTATAACAGAACTTTGACACCATTTGGTTTCCAGAGCGAACAGAGAAATTACTGGGATGTACCCGAAATTTATAATACCATGTCGCCATTCATGCAAGCCGATAAGATGAAAACGCCGTTATTGCTTATTCATGGTGAAGCCGACAATAATCCGGGAACATTTACTTTGCAGACGGAAAGATATTTCCAGGCTTTGAAAAACTTAGGAGCGCCAGTAAGAATGGTTCTTTTACCGAAAGAATCTCATGGATACGCTGCCAAGGAAAATGTTTTGCATACGTTGTGGGAACAGGATCAGTTCTTAGAAAAATGTTTGAAAAACAAATAA
- a CDS encoding DoxX family protein, which translates to MNYFSSTRDIPAINNIIMLLVRIFVAIAMIILHGLPKLEKFLAGGEIQFYNFLGIGSSATLILAILLELICSFLIMIGLFTRAASLLLMLVMAIAAFGVHFSDPFTVKESSLLFLSIFALIFTFGPRKFSIDNMISQRRESRW; encoded by the coding sequence ATGAATTATTTTTCTTCGACCAGAGACATTCCAGCAATCAATAATATCATCATGTTGTTGGTAAGGATATTTGTAGCAATCGCCATGATTATTCTGCATGGACTACCCAAATTGGAAAAATTTCTGGCAGGGGGTGAAATTCAGTTTTATAACTTTTTGGGTATCGGATCAAGTGCTACATTAATTCTGGCCATCCTGCTGGAACTGATTTGTTCTTTTTTAATAATGATTGGGCTTTTCACGCGCGCAGCAAGTTTATTACTGATGTTGGTGATGGCTATTGCAGCTTTCGGAGTTCATTTTTCTGATCCTTTTACGGTAAAAGAAAGCAGTCTTTTATTCCTTTCTATCTTTGCACTCATTTTTACTTTCGGACCACGGAAATTTTCGATCGACAATATGATTTCTCAGCGGAGAGAATCGAGATGGTAA
- the era gene encoding GTPase Era, with amino-acid sequence MSTHKAGFVNIVGKPNAGKSTLLNQLMGEKLAIVTQKAQTTRHRIFGIYNEEDLQIVFSDTPGVLDPKYGLQEKMMDFVKDSLQDADVFLFIIDITDKTEHSEFLVEKLNKIPVPVLILVNKIDASNQTDLEKIMEFWHEQIPKAEILPISALTGFNTEVILPKLKSMLPENPPYYGKDLYTDKPERFFVNEAIREKILLNYEKEIPYSVEVVTEQFKETDGMIFIDSVIYVERDTQKGIIIGHKGDAIKKVGTEARIDLEKFFSKKIHLTLFVKVKKDWRKNDRDLKNFGYR; translated from the coding sequence TTGAGCACGCATAAAGCAGGATTCGTAAATATCGTAGGAAAACCCAACGCCGGAAAATCGACACTTCTTAATCAATTGATGGGAGAGAAGTTGGCGATTGTAACACAGAAAGCACAAACCACAAGACACCGTATTTTCGGAATTTATAATGAAGAGGATTTACAGATTGTTTTTTCTGATACGCCCGGAGTTTTGGATCCAAAATACGGACTTCAGGAAAAAATGATGGATTTTGTAAAGGATTCCTTACAGGATGCAGATGTTTTTCTATTCATTATTGATATTACTGATAAAACAGAGCACAGCGAATTTTTGGTTGAAAAACTGAATAAAATTCCGGTTCCTGTTTTGATCTTGGTGAATAAAATCGATGCTTCCAATCAAACCGATCTCGAAAAAATAATGGAATTTTGGCACGAACAGATTCCAAAAGCAGAGATTTTACCGATTTCCGCTCTAACTGGGTTTAATACTGAAGTGATTTTGCCTAAATTAAAATCGATGCTTCCCGAAAATCCGCCGTATTATGGCAAAGATCTATATACCGATAAACCGGAAAGGTTCTTTGTGAACGAAGCCATTCGGGAAAAAATTCTTTTGAATTATGAAAAAGAAATTCCTTATTCCGTAGAAGTAGTAACCGAGCAGTTCAAAGAGACCGATGGAATGATCTTCATAGATTCAGTGATTTACGTAGAACGCGACACGCAGAAAGGAATCATCATCGGGCATAAAGGCGACGCCATTAAAAAAGTGGGAACGGAAGCGAGAATCGATTTGGAGAAATTCTTTTCTAAAAAAATTCACCTTACTTTATTTGTTAAAGTAAAAAAAGACTGGAGAAAAAATGACAGAGATTTGAAAAATTTTGGTTACCGATAG
- the ku gene encoding non-homologous end joining protein Ku: MRSIWNGAIGFGLVNIPVKMYSAVEDSNLDLDMLDKSDFSNIKFKRVNEKTGKEVKWENIVKGYLLEDKYIVLDAEDYTAASPEKTRVFSIEQFVKEAEIDSVFFEVPYFLEPQKNAENAYNLLLKALQKTKMAGIGTFVMRDKEIFGMIRPYDDKVLIINRLRFAQEIRDYKDLKIPDQKSPKEGELKMAVSLIEQNSEKFEPTAFKDTYAEDLMKIIKQKAKGGKVKKIEEQAEDSGKVVDLMAQLKASLENSKKNKKVS; encoded by the coding sequence ATGAGATCAATCTGGAACGGAGCAATTGGATTTGGACTGGTAAATATTCCAGTGAAAATGTATTCTGCAGTAGAAGACAGCAATCTGGATTTGGATATGCTGGATAAAAGTGATTTCTCAAATATCAAGTTTAAACGCGTCAACGAGAAAACAGGTAAAGAAGTAAAATGGGAAAATATTGTCAAAGGATATCTGTTGGAAGACAAATACATTGTTCTGGATGCCGAGGATTATACAGCAGCAAGTCCCGAGAAAACAAGAGTATTCTCTATTGAACAGTTTGTAAAAGAAGCCGAAATTGATTCTGTTTTTTTCGAAGTTCCCTATTTTCTCGAACCGCAGAAAAATGCGGAGAATGCTTATAACCTTTTATTAAAAGCACTTCAAAAAACGAAAATGGCAGGAATCGGTACCTTTGTAATGCGGGACAAAGAAATTTTCGGAATGATTCGCCCTTATGACGACAAAGTTCTTATTATTAACAGATTGAGATTTGCCCAGGAAATTCGAGATTATAAAGATTTAAAAATTCCGGATCAGAAAAGCCCAAAAGAAGGAGAGTTAAAAATGGCAGTTTCACTGATCGAACAAAACTCTGAAAAGTTTGAACCCACTGCTTTTAAAGATACTTATGCTGAAGATTTAATGAAAATTATTAAACAAAAAGCAAAAGGCGGAAAAGTTAAGAAAATTGAGGAACAAGCTGAAGACAGCGGAAAAGTTGTCGATTTAATGGCGCAGTTAAAAGCCAGTTTAGAAAATTCAAAAAAGAATAAAAAAGTCTCCTGA
- a CDS encoding DNA polymerase ligase N-terminal domain-containing protein, with protein sequence MMPLEEYNKKRKFNETPEPEGKEKKSDNKLIFVIQRHSASRLHYDFRLEMDGVLKSWAVPKGPSLNPEDKRLAMMTEDHPFSYHDFEGTIPEGNYGAGEVEIWDSGTYEPLEKVEGKSDDLIMRHELHQNSLKFILHGKKLKGEFALVKMKNSKDPNAWLLIKHKDQFGLEEYDAEEHVPEKSKVTLREENRPGKKK encoded by the coding sequence ATGATGCCACTCGAAGAATACAATAAAAAACGGAAATTCAACGAAACTCCCGAACCGGAAGGAAAAGAAAAGAAATCAGACAACAAATTGATTTTCGTTATCCAACGGCATTCTGCGTCCAGATTGCATTATGATTTCCGTTTGGAAATGGACGGTGTTTTGAAAAGCTGGGCTGTTCCGAAAGGACCTTCGCTGAATCCTGAGGATAAAAGACTGGCGATGATGACGGAAGACCATCCTTTCTCTTACCACGATTTTGAAGGAACTATTCCCGAAGGAAATTATGGTGCAGGCGAAGTTGAAATATGGGATTCGGGCACTTACGAGCCTTTGGAAAAAGTAGAAGGAAAATCTGATGACTTGATCATGCGTCACGAACTGCATCAAAATTCCTTAAAATTTATTCTTCACGGTAAAAAATTAAAAGGAGAATTTGCTTTAGTAAAGATGAAAAATTCCAAAGATCCAAATGCCTGGCTGTTAATTAAACACAAAGATCAATTCGGATTGGAGGAATATGACGCTGAAGAGCACGTTCCTGAAAAATCAAAAGTTACGTTACGAGAAGAAAACCGTCCAGGAAAAAAAAAATAA
- the ligD gene encoding DNA ligase D — protein sequence MKDFIKPMLAQTGEKAFDNKDWVFEIKWDGYRAVADLRESVIQFYSRNGLSYSDKFSKIVNALDHQNHQMVLDGEIVAFNKEGKPDFQILQKIGENRDLAMTYQIFDLLWLNGHSTENLTLVQRKELLKDALTENDVVKYCEHIPENGIDFFEQIKKMELEGMIAKKADSIYSEGVRSSDWLKIKLQNTEDVLICGFTEPNGARKNFGALILGTFTDGQLKYCGHAGTGFSDKILDSLHELFKPLMIENCPFEEVPKTNAPATWLKPELVCEIKYTEKTQDEIFRHPVYLGLRSDKDKEDLMNEKEEEIENSSSLKIEINESKVQRDSTKVKTKMTKAVTLTNQNKIYFPESGITKGEVIAYYQSIAKYILPHLKNRPQSLNRFPNGIGGLSFYHKDAGNDAPDWIEKVSIFSESNEKNIEYLICNTPDDLAYLNNLGCIDLNPWNSTVTDLGKPTWLALDLDPSEKNTFDQVIETALCVKEILDLAKIKGFCKTSGSSGIHIFIPMAAQYEVELVKNFAHLLMQKVQQKLPDLTTLERNLKKRDKNKIYLDYLQNRTGQTLASVYSVRPKPFAPVSMPLLWEELKSCLKPTDFNIHNALERIKKNGDLFKPVLGKGIDMLKALKILSEI from the coding sequence TTGAAAGATTTTATTAAACCCATGTTGGCGCAAACGGGAGAAAAAGCCTTTGACAATAAAGATTGGGTTTTCGAAATTAAATGGGATGGTTATCGTGCTGTAGCTGATTTAAGGGAATCTGTAATTCAATTTTATTCCCGGAACGGACTCTCCTATTCTGATAAATTTTCGAAAATCGTTAACGCTTTAGATCATCAAAATCATCAGATGGTTTTAGACGGTGAAATCGTTGCTTTTAATAAAGAAGGAAAACCTGATTTTCAAATCTTACAAAAAATAGGAGAAAATCGGGATTTGGCGATGACATATCAGATTTTCGATTTGCTTTGGCTCAATGGGCATTCCACTGAAAATTTAACTTTAGTTCAACGTAAAGAATTGCTGAAAGATGCTTTAACAGAAAATGATGTGGTTAAATATTGTGAGCATATTCCCGAAAATGGAATTGATTTTTTTGAGCAAATCAAAAAGATGGAATTAGAAGGAATGATTGCAAAAAAAGCAGACAGTATTTATTCGGAAGGTGTTCGTTCGTCAGACTGGCTGAAAATAAAATTACAGAATACAGAAGATGTTCTAATTTGTGGATTTACAGAACCGAACGGTGCCCGGAAGAATTTCGGTGCGCTGATTCTGGGAACTTTTACCGATGGTCAATTAAAATATTGCGGTCATGCCGGGACAGGTTTTTCTGATAAAATTTTAGATTCTTTGCATGAATTGTTTAAACCGTTAATGATCGAAAACTGTCCGTTTGAAGAAGTTCCAAAAACCAACGCTCCAGCGACCTGGCTGAAACCGGAATTGGTTTGTGAAATAAAATATACCGAAAAAACACAAGATGAAATTTTCCGACATCCCGTTTATCTGGGACTTCGCAGTGATAAAGACAAGGAGGATTTAATGAATGAAAAAGAAGAAGAGATTGAGAATTCATCTTCATTAAAAATTGAAATTAATGAAAGCAAAGTTCAAAGAGATTCAACAAAAGTGAAAACGAAGATGACGAAAGCCGTTACTCTGACCAATCAAAACAAAATCTATTTCCCGGAAAGTGGCATTACGAAAGGAGAAGTTATTGCGTATTACCAATCTATAGCGAAATATATTTTACCCCATTTAAAAAACCGTCCGCAATCACTGAACCGTTTTCCGAACGGAATCGGCGGTTTAAGTTTTTATCACAAAGATGCCGGAAACGACGCCCCTGACTGGATTGAGAAAGTTTCAATCTTTTCGGAATCGAATGAAAAAAACATTGAATATTTAATCTGCAATACACCAGATGATTTGGCTTATTTAAATAATTTAGGCTGTATCGATTTGAATCCCTGGAATTCTACGGTAACAGATTTGGGTAAACCAACCTGGCTGGCTCTGGATTTGGATCCGTCAGAGAAAAACACTTTTGACCAGGTTATTGAAACTGCTTTGTGTGTAAAAGAGATTTTGGATTTAGCAAAAATTAAAGGCTTTTGCAAAACTTCCGGAAGTTCGGGAATTCATATTTTCATTCCCATGGCTGCGCAGTATGAGGTCGAACTGGTGAAAAATTTCGCCCATCTTTTAATGCAGAAAGTGCAGCAAAAACTACCCGATCTAACTACTTTAGAGAGGAATTTGAAAAAACGGGATAAGAATAAAATTTATCTGGATTATCTGCAAAACCGCACCGGTCAGACGTTAGCGAGTGTTTACAGCGTTCGTCCAAAACCTTTCGCACCGGTCTCAATGCCTTTACTTTGGGAAGAACTGAAGTCTTGTTTAAAACCCACCGATTTCAATATTCATAATGCTTTGGAGCGTATTAAAAAGAATGGCGATTTGTTTAAACCGGTTTTAGGAAAAGGAATTGATATGTTGAAAGCTTTGAAAATTCTCTCTGAAATTTAA
- a CDS encoding SGNH/GDSL hydrolase family protein: MGKQFLIHLLKSIPLLPVIYFQGKKIRKQIPLLPEAKDPEGFVNINADKNLKILFIGESSIAGVGSDFHKNSFAGHFSRAFSALVQCNIEWKVYAKTGYNVEKIHQKIVPQIREITCDLIVIGIGGNDTFELTQPKKWTKNIQFLIENLQNKFPETPILFPHLPTIETFPAFTKQMKSVLGNHKDLLADYLNMQVLKNQNVYFPTRKINVQEWLGKMKEDQTIADFFSDGIHPSELTYELWANDCVQFLSDSKIDFH, encoded by the coding sequence ATGGGAAAACAGTTTTTAATCCATTTATTAAAGTCGATTCCTCTGTTACCGGTAATTTATTTTCAGGGAAAAAAAATAAGGAAGCAAATACCGCTTCTCCCCGAAGCAAAAGATCCCGAAGGTTTTGTCAATATCAACGCCGACAAAAATTTAAAGATTTTATTTATTGGTGAAAGTTCGATTGCCGGTGTAGGATCAGATTTTCACAAAAACAGCTTTGCCGGGCATTTCTCCAGAGCATTCAGTGCTTTAGTTCAATGTAATATAGAATGGAAAGTGTATGCTAAAACTGGCTATAACGTAGAAAAAATTCACCAAAAAATTGTTCCGCAGATCAGGGAAATTACTTGCGATTTAATCGTTATCGGAATTGGCGGCAATGATACTTTTGAATTGACTCAACCCAAAAAATGGACTAAAAACATTCAGTTTCTCATCGAAAATTTACAGAATAAATTTCCTGAAACTCCGATTTTATTTCCGCATTTACCAACTATTGAAACATTTCCCGCATTTACAAAACAAATGAAATCGGTGTTGGGAAATCACAAAGATTTATTGGCGGATTACCTTAATATGCAAGTTTTAAAAAACCAAAACGTTTATTTTCCGACCAGGAAAATAAACGTGCAGGAATGGTTGGGAAAAATGAAAGAAGATCAAACGATTGCAGATTTTTTCAGTGACGGAATTCATCCGTCTGAACTGACTTATGAATTATGGGCGAATGACTGTGTGCAATTCTTATCAGATTCAAAAATAGATTTTCATTAA
- a CDS encoding class I SAM-dependent methyltransferase yields the protein MKKITKFLLNKIPRPMLINLSIFLRPVIYLFFKGTKFTDPIDGKSYRKFLPYGYGKQRENALSPGTLSLERHRQMWLYLQNETDFFTENYKVLHIAPEQEFLRKFKKMKNLNYTSADLYSPIVDVKADILDLPFEDESYDIVFCNHVLEHIGDDQKAMSELYRVMKKGGWGIFQVPMKNSLEKTYEDFSITDPKERQKHFGQYDHVRWYGMDYFDRLKKAGFDVDINFYSKKFSNEDRRRYGLTENEILPVVFKK from the coding sequence ATGAAAAAAATCACTAAATTTCTTTTAAATAAGATACCAAGACCAATGCTTATTAATTTAAGCATTTTTCTTCGGCCTGTCATTTATTTATTTTTTAAAGGAACAAAATTCACCGATCCGATCGACGGGAAATCGTACCGGAAATTCCTTCCGTATGGTTACGGTAAGCAAAGAGAAAATGCTTTGTCACCGGGAACATTAAGTTTGGAGCGTCACCGGCAAATGTGGCTGTATCTTCAAAATGAAACCGATTTTTTTACTGAAAATTACAAAGTTCTTCACATTGCACCGGAGCAGGAATTTCTGAGAAAATTCAAAAAAATGAAGAATCTGAATTATACTTCTGCCGACTTATATTCGCCGATCGTCGATGTAAAAGCAGATATTCTGGATTTACCTTTTGAAGATGAAAGTTACGATATCGTCTTTTGCAATCATGTTTTAGAACATATCGGGGACGATCAAAAAGCAATGAGCGAATTATATCGGGTCATGAAAAAAGGCGGTTGGGGAATTTTTCAGGTTCCGATGAAGAATTCTTTAGAAAAAACGTACGAAGATTTTTCAATCACAGATCCGAAAGAAAGACAAAAACATTTTGGCCAGTACGACCACGTTCGCTGGTACGGAATGGATTATTTCGACCGACTGAAAAAAGCGGGTTTTGACGTTGATATCAACTTTTATTCAAAGAAATTTTCCAATGAAGACCGCAGAAGATATGGTTTGACAGAAAATGAGATTTTGCCGGTCGTTTTTAAAAAATAA
- the map gene encoding type I methionyl aminopeptidase, with translation MIQLKTIEELRLMRESAQLVSKTLGMLAKEIKPGVTTLHLDNLGGQFIRDHGGEPAFLGMYGFPKNLCISPNAEVVHGIPNEKPLLEGDILSVDCGVFMNGFYGDHAYSFEVGEVAPEIKQLLKITKESLYKGIEQCVRGKRVGDISNAIQTYCEAHGYGVVRELVGHGLGRKMHEDPQVPNYGKKGSGKVLKDGIALAIEPMVNLGTEKVKFHDDGWTVTSLDMSPSAHFEHDVCIIGGKPVLLSTYKYIYEALGIISDEEKPFTMDF, from the coding sequence TTGATACAGTTAAAAACAATAGAAGAACTTCGCTTAATGCGGGAAAGTGCCCAACTGGTTTCCAAAACTCTGGGCATGCTGGCTAAAGAAATTAAACCAGGCGTAACTACTTTGCATCTTGATAATTTAGGGGGCCAATTTATTCGCGATCACGGCGGAGAGCCTGCTTTTTTAGGAATGTACGGTTTCCCGAAAAATTTATGTATTTCCCCAAATGCTGAAGTAGTACACGGGATACCAAATGAAAAACCTTTACTTGAAGGAGATATTTTATCAGTAGATTGTGGCGTTTTTATGAACGGCTTTTATGGTGATCACGCTTACTCATTTGAAGTAGGAGAGGTTGCACCTGAAATTAAACAACTTCTCAAAATCACCAAAGAATCCCTTTACAAAGGGATTGAACAATGCGTTCGCGGAAAAAGAGTAGGAGATATTTCCAACGCAATTCAAACCTATTGCGAAGCTCATGGTTACGGAGTTGTCCGTGAATTAGTCGGGCACGGTCTAGGCCGTAAAATGCACGAGGATCCGCAAGTTCCCAATTATGGTAAAAAAGGAAGCGGTAAAGTTTTAAAAGACGGAATCGCTCTTGCCATCGAACCTATGGTTAATTTAGGTACTGAAAAAGTAAAATTCCATGATGACGGCTGGACGGTAACTTCGCTCGATATGTCGCCATCAGCTCATTTCGAACACGATGTTTGTATTATCGGCGGAAAACCGGTTTTATTGTCGACCTACAAATATATTTATGAAGCTTTAGGAATTATAAGTGATGAAGAAAAACCATTTACAATGGATTTTTAA